A window of Cryptomeria japonica chromosome 3, Sugi_1.0, whole genome shotgun sequence contains these coding sequences:
- the LOC131034352 gene encoding E3 ubiquitin-protein ligase ATL23, with product MASSHILLNSLWVVCMALLMLLAGMALLFLVYLWLTWYASLQARVSTNITERHGLSKSDIQKLPTVICSSNTHQEKDDRKKNLSDDDKTESNDEFFISGDLECCVCLEQFKDGERCVLMPKCRHCFHLDCAGAWLSKHSICPLCRSSAHPNQHDIPHSAAIDILA from the coding sequence ATGGCTTCAAGTCACATCCTGCTGAATAGCCTATGGGTGGTGTGCATGGCGCTTCTGATGCTTCTTGCAGGAATGGCTCTGCTGTTTCTTGTTTATCTATGGCTGACCTGGTACGCTTCTCTTCAGGCTAGGGTTAGTACTAACATTACTGAGAGGCATGGGCTGTCCAAGTCTGATATTCAGAAGTTACCCACAGTTATCTGCAGCTCCAATACCCACCAGGAGAAAGATGACAGGAAGAAGAATTTGAGTGATGATGATAAGACAGAGAGTAATGATGAGTTTTTCATTAGTGGGGATTTGGAATGCTGTGTGTGTTTGGAGCAGTTTAAGGATGGGGAGAGATGTGTGCTTATGCCCAAATGTAGGCATTGTTTTCATCTGGATTGTGCAGGTGCATGGCTTTCCAAGCACTCAATTTGCCCTCTGTGCAGATCCAGTGCCCACCCTAATCAACATGATATTCCTCATAGTGCAGCCATTGATATTCTCGCCTAG